One genomic window of Kosmotoga olearia TBF 19.5.1 includes the following:
- a CDS encoding DUF4912 domain-containing protein, with translation MKKEKILEFLEASPTIQDLRKFAKMLGLRIKRTMRKRDLIRLLKTEANKMKDISSVTSKISTPESKDQPHLPSKPENFDLPNSYTKDKLVMLPVNSRWVYLYWDFSTETQKRVFECGGKLVLRVYDVTNIIFDGSNAHKIKEITPSGKTNNWYLKVDFSDANYLAEIGIIENNKFTPLIRSNIVRTPVAFPKFKEKEEWLILNNQEKKVVSALESEKFRKAAFPFENKPTSFSNPSSEEFLNYLFRSISGRKEL, from the coding sequence ATGAAAAAAGAAAAGATACTGGAGTTTCTAGAGGCTTCCCCAACAATCCAGGATCTCAGGAAGTTTGCGAAGATGTTAGGGTTGAGAATCAAGCGAACCATGAGAAAAAGAGACCTCATACGCCTTTTAAAAACCGAAGCAAACAAAATGAAAGACATTTCGTCCGTAACCTCAAAAATCAGTACGCCCGAAAGCAAAGATCAACCTCATCTTCCTTCGAAACCCGAAAACTTCGATCTCCCCAACTCATACACCAAGGATAAATTGGTGATGCTTCCTGTTAATTCCAGATGGGTCTATCTCTACTGGGATTTTTCCACAGAAACTCAAAAACGCGTCTTTGAATGTGGAGGAAAACTTGTTTTGAGAGTGTATGATGTTACAAACATAATTTTCGATGGTTCTAACGCCCACAAAATCAAAGAAATCACGCCTTCCGGAAAAACTAACAACTGGTATCTTAAGGTTGATTTTTCTGATGCTAATTACCTTGCAGAAATCGGAATCATAGAGAACAATAAATTTACCCCGCTTATAAGATCAAATATTGTAAGAACACCTGTCGCTTTTCCTAAATTCAAGGAAAAGGAAGAATGGTTGATATTGAACAATCAGGAAAAGAAAGTTGTAAGTGCTCTCGAATCCGAAAAATTTCGCAAAGCAGCTTTCCCATTTGAAAACAAACCCACAAGCTTCTCGAACCCTTCCTCTGAAGAATTTTTAAACTATCTATTTCGTTCAATAAGCGGGAGGAAGGAATTATGA
- a CDS encoding glycoside hydrolase family 57 protein, with amino-acid sequence MKKGYFVLVLHAHLPYVNHPDFPQFMEERWLFEAITETYIPLLRVFEKLERDGIRFKITMSITPPLMEMLANPDLKKKYQEHLDKLIELSKKEVERTSKENPKKHKMAKFYLQDFTNIKEYYSRLDGNLIGAFAKFQQKGYLEIITCNATHGFLPLMARYPEAVNAQIEIGVQTYKRHIGNSPNGIWLAECAYVPGIDRFLKENNLSFFFVDSHALWYGDPAPRYGVYRPVITPNNVFVFARDPESSQQVWSAEVGYPSDYRYREFYRDIGFDREDWYIAPNIDPSGQRCNTGIKYHRITGKDVDLNKKELYDIDEAKKAVKEHAKDFATKKKLQVEKLYDNFDGVEPVIVAPFDAELFGHWWYEGPLFIEELFRQLHAIDEVVPTTPPEVISSLEMIQIVTPAASSWGSNGYNEVWLNRKNDWIYRHLDEAVERMIELSKKYQNTHDPLTKRALNQMARELLLAQSSDWAFIMTTGTTVEYAVNRTKTHMKRFLELYDQVISGKINERELKILEWVDGIFPDIDFRIYSKNF; translated from the coding sequence ATGAAAAAAGGTTATTTTGTTCTGGTGCTTCACGCTCATCTGCCATACGTAAACCACCCAGATTTTCCTCAATTTATGGAAGAACGATGGCTCTTTGAAGCAATAACTGAAACCTACATCCCCCTTCTACGAGTTTTCGAAAAGCTCGAACGTGATGGAATCAGATTCAAGATCACAATGAGCATCACTCCTCCTCTAATGGAAATGCTGGCTAATCCTGATTTAAAGAAAAAATATCAAGAGCATTTAGACAAGTTAATCGAGCTTTCCAAAAAAGAGGTTGAAAGGACCTCCAAAGAAAATCCAAAAAAGCACAAAATGGCTAAATTTTACCTTCAGGATTTCACAAACATAAAAGAGTACTACTCAAGACTCGATGGGAATCTTATAGGAGCCTTTGCAAAATTTCAGCAAAAAGGGTACCTGGAAATCATAACTTGTAACGCAACGCATGGATTTCTTCCACTAATGGCTAGATACCCAGAAGCGGTAAACGCACAGATTGAAATAGGTGTTCAGACTTACAAACGTCATATTGGAAATTCTCCAAATGGAATATGGTTGGCAGAATGTGCTTATGTTCCCGGGATCGATAGATTCTTAAAAGAAAATAATCTTTCTTTTTTCTTTGTAGATTCACATGCTCTATGGTATGGCGACCCGGCTCCTCGATATGGTGTTTATCGACCGGTTATAACCCCAAATAACGTCTTCGTGTTTGCTCGCGATCCGGAATCAAGTCAGCAGGTTTGGAGTGCCGAAGTTGGATATCCCAGTGACTACCGTTACAGGGAGTTTTATCGGGATATTGGCTTCGATCGTGAAGACTGGTACATTGCACCAAATATAGACCCAAGTGGTCAACGTTGTAATACCGGAATAAAGTATCACAGAATAACAGGCAAAGATGTTGATTTGAACAAAAAAGAACTTTACGATATAGACGAAGCAAAAAAAGCCGTAAAAGAACATGCAAAAGATTTTGCTACAAAAAAGAAGTTACAAGTCGAAAAACTTTATGATAATTTCGATGGCGTCGAACCTGTGATTGTAGCACCTTTTGACGCTGAGCTTTTTGGGCACTGGTGGTATGAAGGTCCTCTATTTATTGAAGAACTTTTCAGACAGCTTCATGCCATTGATGAAGTTGTTCCGACCACACCACCAGAGGTTATTTCTTCTCTCGAAATGATACAAATTGTTACACCAGCTGCCTCATCATGGGGAAGTAACGGTTACAATGAGGTCTGGTTAAACCGAAAAAACGACTGGATATACCGTCATCTTGACGAAGCCGTTGAACGAATGATAGAACTTTCAAAAAAATATCAAAATACTCATGATCCACTCACAAAAAGAGCTTTAAATCAGATGGCTCGAGAACTTCTTCTAGCCCAGTCAAGTGATTGGGCTTTTATTATGACCACAGGAACAACTGTAGAATATGCAGTTAACAGAACTAAAACCCATATGAAAAGGTTTCTGGAACTGTATGATCAGGTAATAAGTGGTAAAATTAACGAGAGGGAATTGAAAATTCTGGAATGGGTCGATGGGATTTTTCCTGATATCGACTTCAGAATCTACAGCAAAAACTTTTGA
- a CDS encoding 2-oxoacid:acceptor oxidoreductase family protein — MPEKYFEVRWHGRAGQGAKSASQLLAEAALEAGMYAQSFPEYGAERSGAPMKAFNRISDVPIRVHHTVENPDIIVIVDDTLLGLSAITEGVKEDTVMIVNTVRGSNFVREKTGFKGKIFTIPATDIALEEIGRGIPNTVMIGALLKASNDKIPLDAVLNRVKKMFSGKLTEEKIEANLRAVRRGYEEVK, encoded by the coding sequence GTGCCCGAAAAGTACTTTGAGGTAAGGTGGCACGGCAGAGCTGGGCAGGGAGCAAAAAGTGCTTCTCAACTTCTCGCTGAGGCCGCACTTGAAGCTGGTATGTACGCTCAGTCTTTTCCAGAATACGGAGCTGAGCGCTCTGGAGCTCCAATGAAGGCTTTTAACAGAATATCAGACGTTCCTATTAGGGTTCATCACACCGTTGAAAACCCGGATATCATCGTGATAGTAGATGACACTCTGCTCGGACTGTCCGCCATCACAGAAGGTGTTAAAGAAGATACAGTTATGATTGTAAACACGGTAAGAGGCAGTAATTTTGTAAGAGAAAAGACCGGTTTCAAAGGCAAAATATTCACAATTCCAGCAACAGACATTGCTCTTGAAGAAATTGGGAGAGGAATTCCAAATACCGTTATGATTGGTGCACTTTTGAAAGCTTCGAATGACAAGATACCTCTTGATGCGGTATTGAACAGAGTAAAGAAAATGTTTAGCGGGAAGCTCACCGAAGAAAAAATCGAAGCTAATTTGAGAGCGGTCCGCAGGGGATACGAGGAGGTGAAATGA
- the porD gene encoding pyruvate synthase subunit PorD has product MAQKGWKDIPIGGIIDTPGSAREYKTGTWRIMRPIWDVNKCINCMQCWLFCPDLAIIQNDAKMEGIDYDYCKGCGTCAAVCPKDAIEMRPETDFQGEE; this is encoded by the coding sequence ATGGCTCAAAAAGGCTGGAAAGATATTCCAATAGGCGGAATTATTGACACCCCGGGTTCTGCTCGTGAATACAAAACAGGTACATGGAGAATAATGCGTCCCATATGGGATGTTAACAAATGTATAAATTGTATGCAATGCTGGCTTTTCTGCCCTGATCTTGCCATCATTCAAAATGACGCCAAAATGGAAGGAATCGATTACGATTACTGTAAAGGTTGCGGAACCTGCGCAGCAGTGTGTCCAAAAGATGCCATTGAAATGCGACCTGAAACGGATTTCCAGGGGGAGGAGTGA
- the porA gene encoding pyruvate synthase subunit PorA, with protein sequence MPVKKAITGAAAVANAMRQINPDVVAAYPITPQTPIVEYFAKFVADGIVDTETIPVESEHSAMSAVVGAAAAGARAMTATSANGLALMHEIVYIAASSRLPIVMPVVNRALSGPINIHCDHSDTMAERDSGWIQLFCENAQEAYDLTLIALKLAERKEVRLPVMVNQDGFIISHGVEVVELLDDDVVKEFIGESTPMYSLLDIDHPVTYGPLDLYDYYFEHKRQQVEAMENAYKIFPEIAEAFEKISGRKYWYVEPYKVDDADYVMVALGSTNGSIKYVVDELREQGKNVGLLKITMFRPFPKEFIRKYLDGKKGVIVLDRSLSFGAEAPLYSEIKSILYEANSRPAIGSYVYGLGGRDITPAMIKQAFEDALSGNLNSDEQRYLGLRE encoded by the coding sequence ATGCCAGTTAAAAAAGCGATTACCGGAGCTGCGGCGGTTGCAAATGCCATGAGGCAAATAAATCCTGATGTTGTCGCTGCTTATCCAATAACTCCTCAAACACCTATCGTTGAATATTTTGCGAAATTCGTTGCCGATGGTATTGTCGATACAGAAACAATTCCTGTTGAAAGCGAACACAGCGCGATGAGTGCCGTTGTCGGTGCTGCTGCCGCTGGTGCGAGAGCTATGACCGCCACCAGCGCTAACGGTCTTGCACTGATGCACGAAATAGTTTACATAGCTGCCAGTTCAAGACTTCCAATCGTTATGCCAGTCGTCAACAGAGCTCTCAGTGGACCGATAAATATCCACTGTGACCACAGTGATACCATGGCAGAGAGAGATTCCGGCTGGATTCAGCTGTTCTGTGAAAACGCTCAGGAAGCTTATGACCTTACCCTTATCGCTCTCAAACTAGCTGAGAGAAAAGAAGTTAGGCTTCCAGTTATGGTTAACCAGGATGGCTTTATTATCTCCCACGGCGTGGAAGTCGTAGAGCTTCTTGACGATGACGTGGTTAAGGAATTTATCGGAGAATCCACTCCGATGTACTCTCTTCTTGACATAGATCACCCTGTCACTTACGGGCCACTTGACCTCTACGATTATTACTTCGAACATAAACGCCAACAGGTAGAAGCTATGGAAAATGCTTATAAAATCTTCCCGGAAATCGCCGAAGCATTTGAGAAGATTTCCGGTAGGAAATACTGGTATGTTGAACCTTACAAAGTTGATGACGCTGATTATGTAATGGTTGCTCTCGGCTCAACAAATGGAAGCATCAAATACGTTGTAGATGAATTGAGAGAACAGGGGAAGAACGTTGGTCTTTTGAAAATCACCATGTTCAGACCCTTCCCGAAAGAATTTATAAGAAAATATCTTGACGGTAAGAAAGGTGTTATCGTTCTTGATCGTTCACTGAGTTTCGGCGCGGAAGCACCTCTCTACTCCGAGATCAAATCTATCCTGTACGAGGCTAACTCCAGGCCTGCTATCGGCTCTTATGTCTATGGTCTCGGTGGAAGGGACATAACACCCGCAATGATAAAACAGGCTTTTGAAGATGCACTCAGTGGTAATCTCAACAGCGACGAACAACGTTACCTCGGCTTGAGAGAGTGA
- a CDS encoding thiamine pyrophosphate-dependent enzyme, with protein sequence MAINVIQLAKEFAKKDIGITQGHRLCPGCGAPNTAKMALMVAKHLGYEPVVGFATGCMEVSTTIYPYSAWSVPYIHNAFENVGATISGAETAYRALKKKGKLPTDKPIKFFAFAGDGGTYDIGLQSLSGAIERGHDFVYILYDNEGYMNTGNQRSGSTPPGSQTTTAPVGEKIPGKLQLKKNIVEIVAGHENVYAATAAIGEPIDYMNKLQKAIEFDGPAFIAVMAPCVRFWRIKEDSAPAISKLAVETLYWPLYEYERGIYRITRKPRNIKPVEEFLKAQQRFRALLNHPDRDKIIDMLQNYVTKKWERLLALEEATKDKPLR encoded by the coding sequence ATGGCTATTAATGTGATACAGCTTGCAAAGGAATTCGCCAAAAAGGATATCGGTATAACTCAGGGTCATCGTCTTTGTCCAGGATGCGGCGCACCTAACACGGCAAAGATGGCCTTGATGGTTGCCAAGCACCTCGGGTACGAACCCGTTGTGGGTTTTGCCACAGGTTGTATGGAAGTTTCTACCACAATCTACCCATATTCCGCATGGAGTGTTCCATACATCCACAACGCTTTTGAAAACGTTGGGGCTACCATAAGCGGTGCTGAGACAGCATATAGAGCACTCAAAAAGAAGGGTAAGCTTCCAACGGATAAACCAATAAAGTTCTTCGCTTTTGCAGGAGATGGCGGAACCTACGATATAGGGCTTCAGTCTCTTTCAGGTGCAATTGAAAGAGGTCATGATTTCGTTTACATCCTTTATGACAATGAAGGATATATGAACACTGGAAACCAGAGAAGTGGTTCCACACCTCCTGGAAGCCAAACAACAACGGCGCCCGTTGGAGAAAAAATACCCGGAAAGCTGCAGCTCAAAAAGAATATTGTAGAAATTGTTGCGGGGCATGAAAATGTTTACGCCGCCACAGCTGCTATCGGCGAACCCATTGATTACATGAACAAGCTCCAGAAAGCCATCGAATTCGACGGGCCCGCTTTTATAGCTGTTATGGCTCCATGTGTCAGATTTTGGAGAATTAAAGAAGATTCTGCTCCGGCTATCTCAAAACTTGCTGTCGAAACCCTGTACTGGCCGTTGTACGAATACGAAAGAGGAATCTACAGAATAACCAGAAAACCGAGAAATATAAAACCGGTAGAAGAATTCCTGAAGGCACAACAGAGGTTCAGAGCCCTTCTCAATCATCCTGATAGAGATAAAATAATCGATATGCTCCAGAATTATGTCACCAAGAAATGGGAAAGGCTCCTCGCTCTGGAAGAAGCTACAAAGGATAAACCACTTCGTTAA
- a CDS encoding peptidylprolyl isomerase: MHETRWMRKIQVPIIWTIAILFAAGVIWWSVATYMSGKSRETGSTTPTNSARPEDAFAYLTKDGTPLEDPIYWISYSEYDDTVRDVLSSLSQRNIQLDPYFKGSAGMSEIDVRYMVLLDLIDQKILIYYAKKHNIYPTEDEINTRVEEIVSKYTSDENYKAQIEQYYGSVEAFKEKVRKSIFPSVLKEKVQNDVLKDVDQKLKTYFEENKDEIKNKYERVEASHILLTSEASALELKNELLNGAINFSDAASEFSIDRNSAVLGGSLGSFGHGQMVKEFEDAAFSATPGEIVGPVETKYGFHLIKVATKTVFDTFDELKSSSAYDQFKNDYESDEFKKWFENYKNNEKFGYVINDEELKIYNEFKKVQNAGNTDEYLKKLSTTIFNESGGISVEGSYLPIAIFVQLSDEKLNNLKYELNDLKEMKKLSETTPATILSLSNEEIEKKLSELNDSTDTKLKDLYSDAKKLKEYQSKYGEDINSVNELLETKQKEFDELNSRFATAVKFLYNMMPYSFEVLNYMYRVDSENPEVVLRYNEGVYTHNLKPLLDSPSTLQSYLDYYKQQLGDNARMFLIDYPLQKIERDLNTKIINATNAATDLKVSALYLLVDAYEKLASLPDQNNILVELYLRGEKRYLNELKKLLPNDNDVASKLEFVEKQIEELQQETTPPATE, translated from the coding sequence ATGCATGAAACAAGATGGATGAGAAAAATTCAGGTACCGATCATCTGGACGATCGCTATACTTTTTGCTGCCGGGGTTATCTGGTGGTCAGTGGCAACCTATATGTCCGGTAAAAGTCGTGAAACTGGAAGCACGACACCCACCAACAGTGCAAGACCCGAGGACGCCTTTGCGTATCTTACCAAAGACGGTACCCCCCTCGAAGATCCTATTTACTGGATCTCTTATTCTGAATATGATGATACTGTTAGAGATGTTTTATCCAGTCTAAGTCAACGGAACATACAGCTTGATCCTTATTTCAAAGGTTCGGCTGGAATGAGCGAGATCGATGTTCGATATATGGTTCTTCTTGATTTAATCGATCAAAAAATACTCATATATTACGCAAAGAAGCACAACATCTATCCAACAGAAGATGAGATAAACACCAGGGTTGAGGAAATAGTTTCTAAATATACCAGCGATGAAAATTACAAAGCACAAATAGAGCAATATTACGGTTCTGTTGAGGCTTTCAAGGAAAAGGTCAGAAAAAGTATTTTCCCTTCAGTGTTAAAGGAAAAGGTTCAGAACGATGTCTTGAAAGATGTTGATCAAAAACTAAAGACTTATTTTGAGGAAAACAAAGATGAGATAAAGAACAAATACGAACGGGTTGAAGCAAGTCACATACTCTTGACTTCAGAAGCCAGTGCTCTGGAACTAAAAAATGAGCTTTTAAACGGTGCAATTAATTTTTCAGATGCAGCAAGTGAATTTTCTATCGATAGGAATTCAGCTGTTCTGGGCGGAAGTCTTGGAAGTTTTGGACACGGACAGATGGTAAAGGAATTCGAAGATGCTGCTTTCTCAGCAACCCCCGGAGAAATTGTTGGGCCGGTTGAGACTAAATACGGTTTCCATCTGATAAAAGTTGCAACCAAAACAGTTTTCGATACTTTCGATGAACTTAAGTCAAGCAGCGCTTACGATCAGTTCAAAAATGATTATGAAAGTGACGAATTTAAAAAATGGTTTGAGAATTACAAGAATAACGAAAAATTCGGATATGTTATAAACGACGAAGAATTGAAAATCTACAACGAATTTAAAAAAGTCCAGAATGCTGGAAATACCGATGAATATCTCAAAAAATTGAGTACCACCATTTTCAACGAAAGTGGTGGAATTTCGGTTGAAGGTAGTTATTTGCCAATTGCAATCTTTGTGCAACTTTCAGATGAAAAACTAAACAACCTGAAATATGAACTCAACGACCTTAAAGAAATGAAAAAGTTGAGCGAAACCACACCTGCTACTATTTTGTCCTTGAGTAATGAAGAGATTGAGAAAAAACTATCAGAACTCAATGACAGCACAGATACGAAGTTGAAAGATCTATACAGCGACGCAAAAAAATTGAAGGAATATCAATCTAAGTACGGCGAAGATATAAATTCTGTGAATGAATTACTGGAAACAAAACAAAAGGAATTTGACGAACTGAACAGCAGATTTGCTACAGCCGTGAAGTTTCTTTACAACATGATGCCCTATTCCTTCGAGGTATTGAACTACATGTATCGTGTCGATTCTGAAAATCCAGAGGTTGTCCTAAGATACAATGAAGGTGTGTACACTCATAATTTAAAACCATTACTGGATAGTCCAAGCACTTTACAGAGTTATCTTGATTATTACAAACAGCAACTTGGTGATAATGCGAGAATGTTTCTTATAGACTATCCGCTGCAGAAGATAGAGAGGGATTTGAATACCAAAATTATAAATGCAACCAATGCGGCAACAGATTTGAAGGTTTCAGCCCTTTACCTGCTTGTGGATGCTTACGAAAAATTAGCATCCTTGCCGGATCAAAACAACATCCTGGTTGAACTGTACTTGAGAGGTGAAAAACGTTATCTAAACGAGCTGAAAAAACTTCTCCCAAACGATAATGATGTTGCGTCTAAGCTTGAATTCGTAGAAAAGCAAATTGAAGAACTTCAGCAAGAAACAACCCCACCGGCCACTGAGTAA
- a CDS encoding nucleoside kinase, whose translation MENIKVKINKLNTEIEVPKGIAFYELAERFQKHYDSPIMAARMENSLVELRRKLEKDAVIDFIDLSNIDGIRIYTRGILFILFMSVREVLGKVKLYVHHSLGSGLVCEVVGKNVGKEELEKIESKMRDIVEQDLPFSKETIDKFEAIELFKLDQQMEKSLLFKYRKKSTVNIYKCDNYFNYFYGYMPMSTGCLKHFELLPYGEYFILNLPTPSSPNKVPAFVDQPKLASIFMEHEHWGKILNVKTVGELNKIIAKGPDSIAELIKIAEVLHEKKIAYIADKIVNRKGTRLILIAGPSSSGKTTFSKRLMIHLRVHGLRPVQISLDDYFVDREKTPKDENGEYDFESIYALDLELFNQQMTELLAGKEVHLSRFNFKEGRRYFRDETVKIEEDQPIIVEGIHGLNELLTSSIPREKKFKVYVSALTQMNLDDMNRIPTTDVRLLRRIVRDHKFRGHPAQQTIHMWGSVRRGEERNIFPFQEEADVMFNSALVYELAVLKMFAEPLLLEIDNSVPEYSEVKRLLRFIDYFLPITNLEEIPRTSIIREFIGGSSFKY comes from the coding sequence TTGGAAAATATCAAAGTTAAAATCAACAAACTCAACACCGAAATTGAGGTGCCGAAGGGAATAGCTTTTTATGAACTCGCCGAAAGGTTTCAAAAGCACTACGATTCTCCCATAATGGCTGCAAGAATGGAGAACTCCCTTGTTGAGTTGCGAAGAAAGCTAGAAAAAGACGCGGTAATCGATTTTATTGATCTTTCCAACATCGATGGTATAAGAATCTACACAAGAGGAATACTTTTCATTCTCTTTATGTCTGTCAGGGAGGTTCTTGGAAAAGTCAAGCTTTACGTCCACCATTCGCTGGGTTCCGGCCTGGTTTGCGAGGTCGTTGGAAAAAACGTGGGAAAGGAAGAACTTGAGAAAATAGAATCAAAGATGCGAGATATCGTTGAACAGGATCTCCCTTTCTCAAAAGAAACCATCGATAAATTTGAAGCCATCGAACTGTTCAAACTAGATCAACAGATGGAAAAATCTTTGTTGTTCAAGTACAGAAAAAAGAGTACCGTAAACATCTATAAATGTGATAACTACTTTAATTATTTCTACGGTTATATGCCCATGTCCACGGGCTGTCTCAAACACTTTGAACTCTTGCCCTATGGAGAATATTTCATTCTGAACCTTCCCACCCCTTCATCTCCAAACAAAGTTCCAGCGTTTGTTGATCAGCCAAAGCTGGCCTCAATATTCATGGAGCATGAACACTGGGGGAAAATCTTAAATGTCAAAACTGTTGGAGAACTGAACAAGATAATAGCAAAAGGTCCTGACAGCATAGCTGAACTGATAAAAATAGCCGAGGTTCTTCACGAGAAGAAAATAGCTTACATTGCTGATAAAATAGTTAATAGAAAAGGAACCCGGTTGATCCTAATCGCTGGACCTTCAAGTTCAGGAAAAACAACCTTTTCGAAACGTCTAATGATCCATTTGCGCGTTCATGGATTGAGACCCGTTCAGATTTCTCTCGACGATTATTTCGTTGACAGAGAAAAGACACCGAAAGATGAGAACGGCGAGTATGATTTCGAATCCATATATGCCCTTGATCTGGAGCTATTTAATCAGCAGATGACCGAACTGCTCGCGGGTAAAGAGGTCCACCTTTCTCGTTTCAATTTTAAGGAAGGTCGTCGATACTTTAGAGATGAAACCGTGAAAATCGAAGAAGATCAACCGATTATTGTAGAAGGCATTCACGGACTCAACGAACTCCTTACAAGTTCCATTCCACGGGAAAAGAAGTTCAAGGTCTATGTCAGTGCTCTAACACAGATGAACCTTGATGACATGAACCGAATACCAACAACCGACGTCAGACTTTTAAGGAGAATTGTTCGCGATCACAAATTCCGGGGCCACCCGGCTCAACAAACAATACATATGTGGGGTAGTGTGAGAAGAGGAGAGGAGAGAAATATTTTCCCATTCCAGGAAGAAGCTGATGTAATGTTCAACTCAGCACTGGTTTACGAACTAGCTGTATTGAAAATGTTCGCAGAACCCTTACTCTTAGAAATAGACAACAGCGTCCCTGAATATTCAGAGGTAAAACGCTTGCTGAGATTTATAGATTACTTTTTACCAATAACCAATCTTGAAGAAATTCCGAGAACTTCCATAATCAGGGAATTCATCGGAGGGAGTTCTTTCAAGTATTAA
- a CDS encoding metal-sensitive transcriptional regulator: protein MNENISKDDLIKRLRRIEGQIRGLQRMIEEDRNCPDIMTQVSAVMSALSKVSEMIAKGYAHQCLMEISEKKDIAELDNLIETLLKFRRL from the coding sequence GTGAACGAGAACATCTCAAAAGATGACCTCATCAAACGTCTAAGACGAATAGAAGGGCAAATCAGAGGACTTCAGAGAATGATTGAAGAGGATAGAAATTGCCCCGATATAATGACTCAGGTGTCCGCTGTGATGTCAGCTCTTTCTAAAGTATCTGAAATGATCGCTAAAGGCTATGCCCATCAATGCCTTATGGAAATAAGCGAAAAAAAGGATATAGCAGAACTTGATAACTTAATCGAGACTCTTCTGAAGTTCAGGAGGTTATAG
- a CDS encoding tRNA (adenine-N1)-methyltransferase encodes MLKYGDKVLIYLEDGSEYIITLEEGKFLGTHFGNIFHEDIVGKEYGDSISLRKHSAYILNIGIVDHIFSLKRKTQIVYPKDMGFILLMLDVKNGDLVVECGSGSGSMTSALARAVAPDGRVVSYERREEFHKLAKENVECFGHSENVVFKLKDISEGIDESNVNAFFLDVPEPVPHLKTVSNSLIGGGRFCVVCPTANQVQDVLRELRRLPVIKVEIWETFIRKMKLNPERFRPEDRMVGHTTYMVFGIKVNEGGVRYEENR; translated from the coding sequence TTGCTTAAATATGGTGATAAGGTTCTAATCTATTTAGAAGATGGCTCTGAGTATATAATCACCCTTGAAGAGGGAAAATTTCTGGGAACCCATTTCGGAAATATTTTTCACGAAGATATTGTCGGAAAGGAATACGGTGATAGCATAAGCTTACGGAAACACTCAGCGTATATACTTAATATAGGGATTGTCGATCACATATTCTCGCTCAAAAGGAAAACGCAAATCGTTTATCCCAAGGATATGGGATTTATCCTTTTGATGCTTGATGTAAAAAATGGTGATCTTGTTGTTGAATGCGGTTCCGGGAGTGGCTCGATGACCTCGGCCCTTGCAAGAGCTGTAGCACCGGATGGTAGGGTTGTTTCTTACGAAAGAAGGGAGGAGTTTCACAAACTGGCTAAAGAAAACGTTGAATGCTTTGGCCATTCAGAAAATGTGGTTTTCAAACTCAAAGATATCTCCGAAGGAATAGATGAAAGCAATGTGAATGCGTTTTTTCTCGATGTACCGGAGCCTGTTCCACACCTAAAAACTGTCAGTAACTCGCTCATTGGTGGAGGTCGGTTTTGTGTTGTCTGTCCAACGGCGAATCAGGTACAGGATGTGCTCAGAGAATTGAGAAGGTTACCGGTAATAAAAGTGGAGATCTGGGAAACATTCATCAGAAAAATGAAGCTCAATCCGGAGCGTTTTAGACCCGAAGACAGGATGGTAGGCCACACCACATACATGGTTTTTGGAATCAAGGTAAATGAGGGAGGAGTCAGGTATGAAGAGAATCGTTAA